One genomic window of Manduca sexta isolate Smith_Timp_Sample1 chromosome 4, JHU_Msex_v1.0, whole genome shotgun sequence includes the following:
- the LOC115452803 gene encoding carbonyl reductase [NADPH] 1 yields the protein MAEKVAVVTGANKGLGFAVVKGLCQKFDGVVYLTARNEERGLQAVKILTEAGLKPQFHQLDVSDKESVRNFANYIKNIHGGLDVLVNNAAILEWDEVYPTYEAAKRNIDVNYKSLLIVEEYLYPLLRDGARVVNVSSACGHLSNLKNKKWIETFLGPDLSVDKINKFVDEYLNSVKNGTFDKNDFADEGKHAEHRVSKIALTALTMVQQAKYKDRNISINAAHPGHIQTDMAQGGGAVSPDDAAQVILYLIFDVSPKVRGTFMWHNKKLIDWYDAESDFACKGIW from the coding sequence ATGGCGGAGAAAGTAGCTGTCGTCACCGGAGCAAATAAAGGCCTTGGTTTTGCCGTAGTCAAAGGTCTGTGCCAAAAATTCGACGGAGTAGTTTATTTGACAGCAAGAAATGAAGAAAGAGGATTGCAAGCTGTGAAAATTCTCACCGAAGCGGGACTAAAACCACAATTTCACCAGCTTGACGTAAGTGATAAAGAAAGTGTGCGAAATTTCGCCAATTATATCAAAAACATACATGGAGGACTTGATGTTTTAGTCAATAATGCTGCCATATTAGAATGGGATGAAGTTTATCCAACTTACGAGGCGGCGAAACGAAACATAGACGTAAATTACAAAAGCCTGCTAATTGTCGAAGAGTATTTGTATCCCTTATTACGAGATGGCGCTAGAGTCGTTAATGTATCTAGCGCGTGCGGACAtttgtcaaatttaaaaaacaaaaaatggatTGAAACTTTTTTGGGTCCGGATTTATCAGTTGACAAAATCAACAAGTTTGTCGATGAATATTTGAACAGTGTGAAAAACGGAACGTTTGATAAAAACGATTTTGCGGATGAGGGAAAGCATGCTGAACATAGAGTATCTAAAATAGCCCTTACTGCCCTAACAATGGTTCAACAGGCTAAATACAAGGATAGAAACATATCTATAAATGCAGCCCATCCAGGACACATACAAACCGACATGGCACAAGGAGGGGGAGCTGTAAGTCCAGATGATGCGGCGCAAGTGATTCTTTACCTCATATTTGACGTATCTCCCAAAGTTAGGGGTACTTTTATGTGGCATAACAAGAAATTAATTGATTGGTACGATGCTGAAAGTGATTTTGCATGTAAAGGaatttggtaa